One part of the Ochrobactrum quorumnocens genome encodes these proteins:
- a CDS encoding M15 family metallopeptidase, translated as MADFSRYTSSLHPNIRDVASAFLAEAYAAGLDPRVQEGYRSIDRQNQLYAQGRTAPGAIVTKARGGQSNHNYGVAFDVVPGALLGTKNWSPEDARWSQLGQLGAKHGLEWGGNWKFVDKPHFQMQGANWRKLQNDPAFAKYNPSGSAPTAPATPAGAPGGLADMMVAQQMPAASAVMPGGAAGSLTPGAPAADPSSMLLGDIASMFVQNQQQRQEQRKEEQAAEQIRRQALFGSIGSMFG; from the coding sequence ATGGCCGATTTCAGCCGCTACACTAGTTCGCTCCACCCGAACATTCGTGACGTTGCGTCGGCCTTCCTTGCGGAAGCATACGCTGCCGGACTAGACCCGCGCGTCCAGGAAGGCTACCGCTCAATTGATCGCCAGAACCAGCTTTATGCACAAGGCCGAACAGCACCGGGCGCTATCGTCACGAAAGCCCGTGGCGGCCAGTCCAACCATAACTACGGTGTGGCCTTTGACGTTGTGCCTGGCGCATTGCTCGGCACTAAGAACTGGTCACCGGAAGACGCGCGGTGGTCGCAGCTCGGCCAGCTTGGGGCGAAGCACGGTTTGGAGTGGGGCGGTAACTGGAAGTTTGTCGATAAGCCGCACTTCCAGATGCAAGGGGCTAACTGGCGCAAGCTGCAGAACGATCCAGCGTTTGCAAAGTACAATCCTAGCGGATCGGCCCCGACCGCACCGGCCACGCCGGCAGGCGCACCGGGCGGTTTGGCCGATATGATGGTCGCGCAGCAAATGCCCGCAGCGTCTGCCGTCATGCCAGGTGGCGCGGCAGGATCGCTTACTCCAGGCGCTCCGGCTGCCGATCCTTCATCGATGTTACTAGGGGATATCGCTTCGATGTTTGTGCAAAACCAGCAGCAACGTCAGGAGCAACGCAAGGAAGAACAGGCCGCCGAACAGATCCGGCGTCAGGCCCTGTTCGGCAGTATCGGGAGTATGTTCGGCTAA
- the cpdR gene encoding cell cycle two-component system response regulator CpdR has translation MKRILLAEDDNDMRRFLVKALEKAGYHVTHFDNGASAYERLREEPFSLLLTDIVMPEMDGIELARRATEIDPDLKIMFITGFAAVALNPDSDAPRDAKVLSKPFHLRDLVNEIEKMLIAA, from the coding sequence ATGAAAAGAATTCTGCTAGCTGAAGACGACAACGATATGCGTCGCTTCCTCGTGAAAGCACTGGAAAAAGCGGGCTATCACGTCACCCATTTCGACAATGGCGCCAGCGCCTATGAAAGGCTGCGCGAAGAACCTTTTTCGCTGCTGCTGACCGATATTGTCATGCCGGAGATGGATGGCATCGAGCTGGCGCGTCGTGCGACCGAGATCGATCCAGACCTCAAGATCATGTTCATTACCGGCTTTGCAGCTGTCGCGCTGAACCCCGATTCGGACGCGCCGCGCGATGCAAAAGTGCTTTCGAAGCCATTCCACCTGCGTGATTTGGTGAATGAAATCGAAAAAATGCTGATCGCCGCGTAA
- a CDS encoding N-formylglutamate amidohydrolase gives MSLERDFHLMPPYEVCAPAQQRIPFVFNSPHSGRAYPKSFLEESRLDSLAIRYSEDCYVDELFADAPRLGAPLLKAHFPRAFLDVNREPFELDPRMFVEPLPPFVNSQSARVAGGLGTIPRLVGEGQLIYSGRISLQEAFYRIEDLYKPYHNTLDALLQTTHDRFGYSVLIDCHSMPGGTRSGDIGGRPDFIIGDRFGRSCSEQLTQAAIELLQGLGYTVAHNKPYAGGFITEHYGRPATACYALQIEINRSLYMNEQSLQKLAGFNALCADLYQFLSDLTSLPDELLVVPPLAAE, from the coding sequence ATGAGTCTGGAACGTGATTTTCATCTGATGCCCCCTTACGAGGTCTGCGCGCCTGCGCAGCAGCGAATTCCCTTCGTTTTTAATTCACCTCATAGCGGACGCGCCTATCCAAAATCGTTTCTTGAAGAATCACGGCTCGACTCACTGGCTATCCGATACTCGGAAGATTGCTATGTTGACGAGCTTTTTGCAGACGCGCCGCGTCTAGGCGCACCTTTGCTCAAAGCGCATTTTCCACGCGCTTTTCTCGATGTGAATCGCGAGCCTTTTGAACTTGATCCACGTATGTTCGTGGAGCCGCTGCCACCTTTCGTAAATAGCCAGTCTGCACGCGTGGCGGGCGGTCTGGGGACCATTCCGAGGCTGGTTGGCGAAGGTCAGCTTATTTATTCGGGGCGCATATCGCTGCAGGAAGCATTCTATCGGATCGAAGACCTTTATAAGCCATATCACAATACGCTCGACGCTCTGTTGCAGACGACCCATGATCGTTTTGGCTATTCCGTTCTTATCGATTGCCATTCCATGCCGGGTGGCACACGATCGGGCGATATTGGTGGTCGGCCTGATTTCATCATTGGCGATCGTTTTGGCCGCTCTTGCAGTGAACAGTTGACGCAAGCGGCTATCGAGCTGCTTCAGGGGCTCGGCTATACGGTTGCGCACAATAAGCCATATGCAGGCGGCTTCATCACCGAGCACTATGGCAGGCCTGCAACAGCTTGCTATGCCTTGCAGATCGAGATCAATCGCAGTCTCTATATGAATGAACAGAGCTTGCAGAAGCTGGCTGGCTTCAATGCGCTTTGTGCGGACCTTTATCAGTTCCTGAGCGATCTGACGTCGCTGCCAGACGAGCTTCTGGTCGTGCCGCCGCTTGCGGCTGAATAG
- the hisN gene encoding histidinol-phosphatase, translating into MLIDRAFFSEVASVAAAETLPRFRQFTAIDNKYTSGFDPVTEADRAAERAIRAVIGREFPDHGILGEEYGPENIDRSHVWVIDPVDGTRAFISGLPVWGTLVGLTVDGDAKAGMMSQPFTGELFYSDGDGSYLVRDGGEQRRLTARSQAKLEDATMFTTTPALFKGDLRKGFDRLESSVRLSRYGVDCYAFAMLAGGFADIVVEAGLQPYDIVALIPIIEQAGGIVTQRDGGPAEKGGDIVAAASPALHQAALELING; encoded by the coding sequence TTGCTGATCGATAGGGCATTTTTTTCCGAAGTCGCTTCGGTGGCTGCAGCTGAAACCTTGCCGCGATTCCGCCAGTTCACGGCGATCGACAATAAATACACCTCTGGCTTTGATCCGGTGACGGAAGCTGATCGCGCAGCGGAGCGGGCGATTCGTGCTGTGATTGGACGCGAGTTTCCCGACCACGGCATTCTTGGCGAAGAATATGGCCCGGAAAACATCGATCGCAGTCATGTATGGGTCATCGACCCGGTTGACGGCACGCGTGCCTTCATATCCGGCCTGCCGGTGTGGGGAACACTTGTTGGCCTCACAGTCGATGGTGATGCCAAGGCAGGGATGATGTCGCAACCTTTCACGGGGGAGCTGTTCTACAGCGACGGTGACGGTTCCTATCTGGTGCGCGATGGTGGAGAGCAACGTCGACTGACAGCGCGTTCTCAGGCCAAGCTTGAAGACGCAACGATGTTCACGACAACACCGGCACTCTTCAAGGGTGATCTGCGCAAAGGTTTTGATCGGCTGGAAAGCTCGGTGCGTCTGTCGCGTTATGGTGTCGATTGCTACGCTTTCGCGATGCTTGCAGGTGGCTTTGCCGATATTGTGGTAGAAGCAGGCCTCCAGCCCTATGACATCGTGGCACTGATCCCGATCATCGAGCAGGCAGGTGGTATTGTTACGCAGCGCGATGGTGGTCCGGCGGAAAAGGGTGGCGATATTGTCGCTGCCGCATCTCCCGCCTTGCATCAGGCAGCGCTTGAACTCATTAACGGGTAA